CATCAAGACCCCGGCGGACATCGAGCCGGGCAAAACCGAAATCACTTCCCTGTTTGATGCAGGCATCACTTCCATTGCCATTGATGCCTCCCATATGCCCGATGACCAGAACCTGCTGGCCAATCTGGAACTGGCATCGTTTGTCCCGAACTGGGCCGGTCTGGAAACCGAGGTGGGAGAAATCAAAGGCAAACTGGGGTTGTCCACGGCCCGGGAAGCCCTGTTTCTGATCCAGGGACTGAACGCCCACGGCATTTTTCCGGACTGGATCGCTTTGAATAACGGGACCACCCACGGCATCGAGCAAAGCGATGCCGGCATTGACGTCGCCTTGACCGCACAAATTCATGAAGCCCTGGCCCCCTATAAGGTATCCGGGGCCCAGCACGGCACCTCTGGCAACAGCTCGGACCGGCTCCGGCAAATCGCTGAACAGACCCGCACCACCAAAGCCAATGTGGCCACGGCCCTGCAGATGATCTCCTGGGGGGTTCAGGTCAATGATTACGGCAATGCCATTCTGGATGGCAACGGCGATTTTATCAAAGAGCCGGACAAGGGCGTGGATGAAGCCATCTGGCAGCAGATGCTGACCTATGCCAAAGAACATGGGCTCACCGGCGGCAATTTCAAAAAACTCAATGCGCCGTTTGAAAACCGTTTTCTGGCCCAGCCCAAAGAGATCCGTGACCGCATGGCCAATGGCGTCCAGGCATTTGTGTATACACTGCTCACGGATGTATTCAATGCGTCTGACACGGCGGACATTGTTTTGTCCCATATTCTGGAAACCCGGTCCCATGATCCCGGGGTTAAATCGGAAACCATTGAATCCATCGAGGAATGGACCGAAGAAAAAATCAGGAAAAATGCGGCAACCATCAGTTCAAACAAAGGTCCTGAAGGGGATTTTGACGATTAAGGCGTTTAGGAGATATGTGATTGCAAATACCTGCCTATCAGATTCAAAATGTATTGCGGCTTTATTTCAGGCAGCTGGGTGAAGGAAAAATCCTGGAAAAATCAGGCCGTTTTGTAATGTCATCCAATACACCCCGGGCGATTTCCTCGGAAGGGACCCGACAAACCATTATCGATAAAGTCGCAGCAGGCATTGTGGAAAAAATCATCTCAGAAGCGGCAGCGTCAGAGCCGCCGAATCCATTAACCGGCAGACAGATCCCTCTGTCTGCCGGGAGACCCGGTCATAACCGGGACAAAATAAACTTCACCTACCTGCTCATAGACCAGAACAACACACAAACCCTGCGGACCGCCAAAG
The window above is part of the Desulfotignum phosphitoxidans DSM 13687 genome. Proteins encoded here:
- a CDS encoding class II fructose-bisphosphate aldolase, yielding MSHHHTPDFQTALDVGRPPNIKKLFPHSKALIVSGKYIDQAMLEKGRCMTIAANGRNAFVIRGALAAAQQANAAIIIEIARSEGGTNAYCAVNLWNIARQTDAFMNELGITIPVAIHGDHFGIKTPADIEPGKTEITSLFDAGITSIAIDASHMPDDQNLLANLELASFVPNWAGLETEVGEIKGKLGLSTAREALFLIQGLNAHGIFPDWIALNNGTTHGIEQSDAGIDVALTAQIHEALAPYKVSGAQHGTSGNSSDRLRQIAEQTRTTKANVATALQMISWGVQVNDYGNAILDGNGDFIKEPDKGVDEAIWQQMLTYAKEHGLTGGNFKKLNAPFENRFLAQPKEIRDRMANGVQAFVYTLLTDVFNASDTADIVLSHILETRSHDPGVKSETIESIEEWTEEKIRKNAATISSNKGPEGDFDD
- a CDS encoding DVU0524 family FlgM-associated protein; protein product: MQIPAYQIQNVLRLYFRQLGEGKILEKSGRFVMSSNTPRAISSEGTRQTIIDKVAAGIVEKIISEAAASEPPNPLTGRQIPLSAGRPGHNRDKINFTYLLIDQNNTQTLRTAKDIHPYPGHAFSTD